Proteins encoded within one genomic window of Comamonas endophytica:
- a CDS encoding tripartite tricarboxylate transporter substrate binding protein: MPFAIYSPSRRAFWLAGAALATLLCAPLAHAGSDYPNKPIKLVVPYPPGGPTDIVARVVAQKLSERLGQSMVIENRPGAGGNLGAEAVARSPADGYTLVVATTAHAINPSLFSKLGYSITKDLAPISQLTAGPLVIVATPSLAASNVKELIALAKTKSGGINYASSGNGQSTHLSAELFNAMAGVKMNHIPYKGSAPALTDVMSGQADVMFDTMLSAMPFVKGGKLKAIAVTSAQRSPSAPDIPTVAESDLPGFEAIAWNGLMAPAGTPREVIDRLNAELKKVLESPDVKQRFDAQGFAAQWNTPANFNSFVQSEVEKWAKVAKASGAKLD; the protein is encoded by the coding sequence ATGCCATTCGCTATTTATTCGCCTTCGCGCCGCGCCTTCTGGCTGGCCGGCGCTGCCCTGGCAACGCTGCTGTGCGCGCCGCTGGCGCATGCCGGCAGCGACTATCCCAACAAGCCGATCAAGCTGGTCGTGCCCTATCCGCCGGGCGGGCCCACCGATATCGTGGCGCGCGTCGTGGCGCAGAAACTCTCCGAGCGCCTGGGGCAATCCATGGTCATCGAGAACCGGCCGGGCGCGGGCGGCAACCTGGGCGCCGAGGCCGTGGCGCGCAGCCCCGCCGATGGCTACACGCTGGTGGTGGCGACCACCGCGCATGCGATCAACCCCTCGCTGTTCTCCAAGCTCGGCTATTCCATCACCAAGGACCTGGCGCCGATCTCGCAGCTCACCGCCGGGCCGCTGGTGATCGTTGCCACGCCCAGCCTCGCGGCAAGCAACGTGAAGGAGCTGATCGCGCTGGCGAAGACCAAGAGCGGCGGCATCAACTACGCCTCCTCGGGCAATGGCCAGTCGACGCATCTGTCGGCGGAGCTGTTCAACGCCATGGCCGGCGTGAAGATGAACCACATCCCCTACAAGGGCAGCGCCCCGGCGCTCACCGACGTGATGAGCGGGCAGGCCGACGTGATGTTCGACACCATGCTGTCCGCCATGCCCTTCGTCAAGGGCGGCAAGCTCAAGGCGATCGCCGTCACCAGCGCCCAGCGCTCGCCCAGCGCACCCGACATTCCCACGGTGGCGGAATCCGATCTGCCCGGCTTCGAGGCGATTGCCTGGAACGGCCTGATGGCGCCGGCCGGCACGCCCAGGGAAGTCATCGACAGGCTCAATGCCGAGCTGAAGAAGGTGCTCGAGTCGCCTGACGTGAAGCAGCGCTTCGATGCGCAGGGCTTTGCGGCGCAGTGGAACACGCCCGC
- a CDS encoding Zn-ribbon domain-containing OB-fold protein has product MAALSKPFVDGLDAQVVRYQHCLQCGQAQTLARHACQECGSQALEWLDASGAATVRAAAVVSRAPSDAFRALAPYTLVIAELDEGPRLMGHADAGIAIGTRVKAHFFRHQERTLVRFAAIE; this is encoded by the coding sequence ATGGCAGCCCTTTCCAAACCCTTTGTCGACGGCCTCGATGCGCAGGTCGTGCGTTACCAGCATTGCCTGCAGTGCGGCCAGGCGCAGACGCTGGCGCGCCATGCCTGCCAGGAGTGCGGCAGCCAGGCGCTCGAATGGCTCGATGCGAGCGGCGCTGCCACCGTGCGCGCCGCGGCGGTGGTCTCGCGCGCGCCTTCCGATGCCTTCCGCGCGCTGGCACCCTACACGCTGGTGATCGCCGAGCTCGACGAGGGCCCGCGCCTGATGGGGCATGCCGATGCCGGCATCGCCATCGGCACCCGCGTGAAGGCGCATTTCTTCAGGCACCAGGAGCGCACGCTGGTGCGCTTCGCTGCGATCGAATAG
- a CDS encoding thiolase family protein: MTTYPQSYLRGAGGTAFGRHEGQGALDLMAQASAQALSSARLEHAEIDGVLCGYATTLPHLMLATLFCERFALKPDYAHSIQLGGATGAAMLMAARELVRSGRCRNVLVVAGENRLSGQSRDSSIQTLAQVGDPDYEVPNGASVPAYYGLMASEYMHRTGVTSEDLAGFAVLMRRHAAMHPGAHLREPIGVQDVLASKPIAAPLTLLDCCPISDGAMALVVSATPGAQGAVRLVGAGQAHRHQHLTAMADVLQCGAGHAARQALREAGMAPADFDYLGVYDSFTITLVMLLEEIGFAPRAGAAELLRAGHFSRDGAQPLNTHGGLLSYGHCGVAGGMAHVVEAWRQMCGQAGERQLAKTPSRAFIHADGGVMSSHVSLVLAREE; the protein is encoded by the coding sequence ATGACCACATACCCGCAGTCCTATCTGCGCGGCGCGGGTGGCACGGCCTTTGGCCGCCACGAGGGGCAGGGGGCGCTCGATCTCATGGCCCAGGCCAGCGCGCAGGCGCTGTCCAGCGCCCGGCTGGAGCATGCCGAGATCGACGGCGTGCTTTGCGGCTACGCGACGACGCTGCCGCATCTGATGCTGGCCACGCTGTTCTGCGAACGCTTCGCGCTCAAGCCCGACTATGCGCACAGCATACAGCTGGGCGGCGCCACCGGCGCGGCGATGCTGATGGCGGCGCGCGAGCTGGTGCGCTCGGGGCGCTGCCGCAACGTGCTGGTGGTGGCGGGCGAGAACCGGCTGTCGGGGCAGTCGCGCGACAGCTCGATCCAGACGCTGGCGCAGGTCGGCGATCCCGACTACGAGGTGCCCAACGGCGCTTCGGTGCCGGCGTACTACGGGCTGATGGCCTCCGAATACATGCACCGCACGGGCGTCACCAGCGAGGACCTGGCCGGGTTCGCGGTGCTGATGCGCCGCCATGCCGCGATGCATCCCGGCGCCCATCTGCGCGAGCCCATCGGCGTGCAGGACGTGCTGGCCAGCAAGCCGATCGCGGCGCCGCTGACGCTGCTGGACTGCTGCCCGATCTCGGACGGCGCAATGGCGCTGGTCGTCTCCGCCACCCCGGGTGCGCAGGGCGCCGTGCGCCTTGTCGGCGCGGGCCAGGCGCACCGCCACCAGCACCTCACGGCCATGGCCGACGTGCTGCAGTGCGGCGCCGGCCATGCCGCGCGGCAGGCGCTCAGGGAGGCGGGCATGGCGCCGGCCGATTTCGACTATCTCGGCGTCTACGACTCCTTCACCATCACGCTGGTGATGCTGCTCGAGGAAATCGGCTTCGCGCCCCGCGCCGGCGCGGCCGAGCTGCTGCGCGCGGGGCATTTCTCGCGCGACGGGGCGCAGCCGCTGAACACGCACGGCGGGCTGCTGTCCTATGGGCACTGCGGCGTGGCCGGGGGCATGGCGCATGTGGTGGAGGCTTGGCGCCAGATGTGCGGCCAGGCCGGCGAGCGCCAACTGGCGAAGACGCCTTCGCGCGCGTTCATCCATGCCGATGGCGGCGTGATGTCCTCGCATGTGAGTCTGGTTCTGGCACGCGAGGAGTGA
- a CDS encoding IclR family transcriptional regulator gives MPVQEKAPERKKSIMTRLPGSSISSVERAMRVLRVMSEGTNTRLTDIAAAADLDKATALRLLEMLVRDGFVVRDPASKQFALGPELMVLGAAALRRFDPRPLVRPSVMRLVGQFEDSVVLSIPSGIESLCIEVEEGSYPIRANYLRVGSRRPLGVGAGSLALLAWMPQAEREAALEVLLTQLQRYPRIDAKLLHERIDQAREKGYAVLLDVVVERMGGIAAPIFAPDGKPVAAISIAALNERILSREAQLAQALQHEARICQVRWAEAAGAGAGQTATKPRAPAQRTKKTGD, from the coding sequence ATGCCTGTGCAGGAGAAAGCCCCGGAGCGCAAGAAGTCGATCATGACCCGGCTGCCCGGCAGCAGCATTTCGTCAGTCGAGCGTGCCATGCGCGTGCTGCGCGTCATGTCCGAGGGCACCAATACCCGGCTGACGGATATCGCCGCCGCCGCCGACCTGGACAAGGCCACGGCGCTGCGATTGCTGGAGATGCTGGTGCGCGACGGCTTTGTCGTGCGCGACCCGGCCAGCAAGCAGTTCGCGCTCGGGCCCGAGCTGATGGTGCTGGGCGCGGCGGCGCTGCGGCGCTTCGATCCGCGGCCGCTGGTGCGGCCCAGCGTCATGCGGCTGGTCGGCCAGTTCGAGGACAGCGTGGTGCTGTCGATCCCGAGCGGCATCGAGTCGCTGTGCATCGAGGTCGAAGAGGGCAGCTACCCGATACGCGCCAACTACCTGCGCGTGGGCAGCCGCCGGCCGCTGGGCGTGGGGGCGGGCAGCCTGGCGTTGCTGGCCTGGATGCCGCAGGCCGAGCGCGAGGCGGCGCTGGAGGTGCTGCTCACCCAGCTGCAGCGCTATCCGCGCATCGACGCGAAGTTGCTGCACGAGCGCATCGACCAGGCGCGCGAGAAAGGCTACGCCGTGCTGCTGGACGTCGTTGTGGAGCGCATGGGCGGCATCGCCGCGCCGATCTTCGCGCCCGATGGCAAGCCGGTGGCGGCCATCAGCATTGCGGCGCTCAACGAACGCATTCTTTCGCGCGAGGCGCAGCTGGCGCAGGCGCTGCAGCACGAAGCGCGCATCTGCCAGGTGCGCTGGGCGGAAGCGGCCGGTGCGGGCGCCGGGCAAACCGCGACGAAACCCAGGGCACCCGCCCAAAGAACCAAGAAGACAGGAGACTGA
- a CDS encoding LysR family transcriptional regulator: MDNKYAELTVFLSVVEEGSFSAAGRRQALSPSAVSKLVARLEARLQVRLFERIGGAIRLTQEGERFRAAATQVVQAMRDAENAVNVADCDISGVVRINTALTTAKYLIAPRLPLLFEKHPKLQLDFVLGTERADFMKQGIDVAIHSGRPTELSLVGRPLMLRPWVIAAAPEYLAAHGMPQRPEDLLRHRCLNFSIRTQWNRWTFHDASGLKTIDIPSQISSNQGELLRTLALLGLGVVRLAHFNIAAELEAGRLVALLGDFQERSEEDRFYLLYPHGRSLAPRVRAVVDFLAQQFAVEQGQR; this comes from the coding sequence ATGGACAACAAATACGCCGAGCTCACGGTTTTTCTCAGCGTCGTCGAGGAAGGCAGCTTTTCCGCGGCCGGGCGCCGGCAGGCGCTGTCGCCCTCCGCCGTGAGCAAGCTGGTGGCGCGGCTGGAGGCGCGGCTGCAGGTGCGGCTGTTCGAGCGCATCGGCGGCGCGATCCGGCTGACGCAGGAAGGCGAGCGCTTTCGCGCCGCGGCCACGCAGGTGGTGCAGGCCATGCGCGACGCGGAAAACGCGGTCAATGTCGCCGACTGCGATATCTCGGGCGTGGTGCGCATCAATACCGCGCTCACCACGGCGAAGTACCTGATCGCGCCGCGCCTGCCGCTGCTGTTCGAGAAGCACCCCAAGCTGCAGCTGGACTTCGTGCTCGGCACCGAGCGCGCGGACTTCATGAAGCAGGGCATCGACGTCGCCATCCACAGCGGCCGGCCCACCGAACTGTCGCTGGTCGGCCGGCCGCTGATGCTGCGCCCCTGGGTCATTGCCGCCGCGCCCGAATACCTGGCGGCGCACGGCATGCCGCAGCGGCCCGAGGACCTGCTGCGGCACCGCTGCCTGAACTTTTCCATCCGCACGCAATGGAACCGCTGGACCTTCCATGACGCCAGCGGCCTCAAGACCATCGACATTCCCAGCCAGATCAGCTCCAACCAGGGCGAGCTGCTGCGCACGCTGGCGCTGCTCGGGCTGGGCGTGGTGCGGCTGGCGCATTTCAATATCGCGGCGGAACTGGAAGCAGGGCGGCTGGTGGCGCTGCTGGGCGATTTCCAGGAGCGCAGCGAGGAGGACCGCTTCTATCTGCTCTATCCGCATGGGCGCTCGCTGGCGCCGCGGGTGCGCGCGGTGGTGGATTTCCTGGCGCAGCAGTTCGCTGTCGAGCAGGGCCAGCGGTAG